The nucleotide sequence GAGGGTCACACCACTAGGACTTTTACCTACATGTATCACTTGGTAACACAAGTGTTCTAATGACTTTTAATTAAACCAGCTGTCAGTCGCAGCACGAGTGAAAGTAGATCTGGACGGTCCGCCATACTGAAGAGAGAGCAACtacctggcaaaaaaaaaaaaaaaaaacatgcaaaaacagttgcactttcagcaagaaaacacatctgataacagtATGTCATCCTTAAAAAACAATTTGACTGCTTAATAGTTGCTTCATTCTAAATTGCTTCTCCAGcatctgttttcttttatttatggctaTTACTGTATGCTAACTTGCTCCTAACACAAGGCAGAATTCCAAATCGCTCTCCAACCGCTGATCAAGGGCCTACTTAGTATGTTTGTTACAGTGGattatagatttttatttaatactatttGTGGTTCAACCCTGGAACCCGTAAATTAAAGGAGCTGATATTCTAGGGCGGAATAAGtggaatataaaaaatatttttttacttgatttatAGCCCTGTTCAACACCTCTATGGTTCATTCTCTTTCTCTAGTGACagtcaatattttaaattactttcaCCAGGTTTATTACACCAGCTTCCAGGTTTATGGGTCACCAGCTTCGCCAGTCGTGGTTAGTTAGTTCCGCCAGACTCGGGAGAATGCAATAGTTCCTTCAGCACACAGGCTGCCCCCTTGTGCTCACGACCACATAACAGCCGTGCTATATCTGTGAGGGTTCGCCATTAGAAGGCACTGTGTTTATTATGTAGTTTTTGgttgtagactcagtttcccagaaggcacctgaaccgaggaagcTCATTAGCTTtgttataaatagctgtttgttctgggaaactgggtcgaccATACTAtctagcttagcagctaatgtgcaCAACCGCTAGTAGGCTTAGCCAAGCCTGTCTCGTGTATGTTTAGCCCCTTGTATGTATAGTCCCCTGTGTTTAGTCCTCTAGTCTGTTTAGTGTGTCTTGTCTCGTCCGGTTTGTATCCCgtgtctatactgtatattaggttgtgtaatcccttgtctgtgtattagtggattattgattttgtttataCGTAGTATGCTCCCAAgtaaagccaacttcctttgttcatgttttgttctCGTTAAAAGACTCTTTGTTACACCTCATCCCCCTCTGCGTCTATGCCTCAACACcatgcccacagtccaacaccAACAGTACATGACAATATCCAGCAGTATAGTACTCCCTCTTGTGTAATATTACCAAGTAGCACAACTTTTCAGCCTACCTGGCTGAGGAGTTGtgcttattaaaaaattagCTGGTTTAGTTAATAGATCGtaaaacactgtacagtatgtggcagaACGTTAACTTTTTGAAGCCAGGGTTTCCAGCTATGCACATTACTGTCTAAAACAAGGGAATTCTCAAGTGATTTgcaaatttctgtacatgattTTCCAAAAGCAATAAAGCAGTCGTGAATTAAGCGAGTAATTCAGACTTCTTTTTGATTTTATGCCCAGCCAGATCCAGCAGATCTTGAGAAACAAAGGACTTCATACTGAATATTGATTGTTGTTTAggtatttcattaaaaaaatatattcttataAGCTTGATTGTCAATATTTAAATCAAGAatgtcattaattaattaatgtttttgttcGACAACATGATGTATTGATCTTTAAGAAGTTATGATATCTGAAATCAAGGCATGTTAGTGAAGTGCAAAACTGTGACACCAAGGGTGAAAAAATAGACAGGGATTTTTACAGAGGTGGATTTTTCAATTTAGTTGGATGATTTAATTATAGCCTATAACGCGTTACTTTACAGACAAGCAAACTGATTAACTGAGTTTTTAAGCTGGAAAGAAACCAAAATTTGGTCAGAGTAGCATCTCCCAAACTAGTGATAAAACCACTAGCAGCTTCCGCAACATTCGGTTACTGTACAGCTATAACATATGAGGGGTTTGCAAGTCAAACCGAAACCTAAAATTTCTTGATaataaaggtgtaaaaccgattgaTGTTTACAGACGACTTAACGCACAGTAGATggatcatacttttttttttttttttttttaagggtgccttagtgcattagtgtagcaggggattatacagagaaataaatcatagagagtttttgttttgttattcaaGTCCAggcttgacttgaacgtccctcaAAGTTACCCtcatatttttaatgaaattacagtataataaattttttaaagcaattataATTACTAATTATTTAGACACTGATAAAAGATcagtaaatacataaacaattaaaatgtaaaaatagctGGGTAGCTGTTTTTACATGATCAACTGTCTGCTGTAACAAAgtattgttgctttttttttttttactcaagacACCTGCTTCTGAGAACCCAACTTCCTGTTTGGGTGGATGTATTAACGCgcctttcagaaaaaaaaaagccccagTTCCATCACGTGTGCTAGTTGGATGCATGTGCCGAAGATTTCGATCGCAGTTCAAGCAACGAATGCTACTCTGACAGACGAAAACCGATGGCCAACTTTACTTCTAACGCCTGCTGGAAGATTAACTATGACTTCCCGAAGATCTTCTTAACTGTTGTATATGttatcacttttatttttggacTTCTTGGCAACTGCTTGGGCTTGAAATCAATTTTTACAAACTGGAGGAAGATGGGAAACATTAAAATACTGGCTTTAAACCTGTGCATTACGGATATCATGTACGTGCTTACTTTGCCATTTCTGTTGACCTATCAAGTGCGAAAACAAGGATGGATATTTGGAGACCCTTTCTGCAAGGTAACAAGATTCATATTCAACGTGAATCTCTATGGGAGTATTGGATTTCTCACCTGCATCAGCGTGTACAGGTATCTGGGCATTGTGCACACTATGAGGGTAAAAGGCAGGATAAACGTGAGGCATTCTATAGGAATATCTGCACTGGTCTGGATTGTGGTTTTGATTCAATGCCTGCCTGATGTGTTTTATGAGAAAACATTCGAAAATAGACTTAAATGCTATGACTCAACTACTGATGATTACCTTGATTCTTACCTAAAATACAGCATTATACAGACTGCTGTTGGACTTGTTATCCCTTTTGTCATAATAGTCTGTTCCTATGGCCATGTGGCTGTGATTCTAGTCACCAAGAAAGACATCGGAGACAGCGCGCTGAAGGTGAAGTGCCTCAGGCTGGTGGTGATTCTCGCCCTGCTCTTTTCCATATGTTTCATCCCTGTCGTCATCTTCAGAAATCTCAACTTGATGACTCGCATTTCAAAAAAGAGGGGCATCTGTAAGCCATGGTATTCCAGCATATACATCGCCAAACAGATAAGCGATGGACTAGCGTGTCTGAACAGCGCCATTAACCCACTGGTGTATCTGTTGAACAGTAATAAACTGCTGAAGAGGTATTTCAGTTTCAAGGGAAAAGAACAACAAGATCCACGTTCAATTGAACTCTCACAACTGCGATCAACAGAGGACTGAAATCAACTTGCACATCTAAAGTGAGTGATCAGTATAATCAGGTCATTCCAGTGTGGTTTCTCTATGAACATGTAGTGCGAAAAAGTCTTAAGgcatgtgtgtggttttttttatttatttattttattataactgaCTAACATTATGATGGCACTTCAGGTAAAGCATTGTTTACtatatacaaggggtgttcaagtcaaaccgggacttttgacgaataaaacaaacttaaaagagaaaacaaacttCCCTTCTTTTTCTAataccctgctacactaatgcacttacccgacgtttcattagtgcttgaataccTTTAGGTTTGATCAGCATACCGGAGCGAAGATCGAActacctgcttcacatctgaaatgctgacCTCACAGGAATTCCTATAATGgcaaaaacatgtggaaatgtcttggagtgaaATGAGAACTGTGCGGGGGATGACGCAATACGTCCTATCCGAGTTCTTGTAAGGTGCAAGTGGTATTGGTGAatgattttgtgtacagttcacacggACAAATGCGCCTCTTCCG is from Clarias gariepinus isolate MV-2021 ecotype Netherlands chromosome 22, CGAR_prim_01v2, whole genome shotgun sequence and encodes:
- the si:dkey-78k11.9 gene encoding P2Y purinoceptor 1, producing MANFTSNACWKINYDFPKIFLTVVYVITFIFGLLGNCLGLKSIFTNWRKMGNIKILALNLCITDIMYVLTLPFLLTYQVRKQGWIFGDPFCKVTRFIFNVNLYGSIGFLTCISVYRYLGIVHTMRVKGRINVRHSIGISALVWIVVLIQCLPDVFYEKTFENRLKCYDSTTDDYLDSYLKYSIIQTAVGLVIPFVIIVCSYGHVAVILVTKKDIGDSALKVKCLRLVVILALLFSICFIPVVIFRNLNLMTRISKKRGICKPWYSSIYIAKQISDGLACLNSAINPLVYLLNSNKLLKRYFSFKGKEQQDPRSIELSQLRSTED